One Narcine bancroftii isolate sNarBan1 chromosome 3, sNarBan1.hap1, whole genome shotgun sequence DNA window includes the following coding sequences:
- the LOC138757744 gene encoding dentin sialophosphoprotein-like gives MKAVVLSSCLFVLALARPVQKSRGFNSESNEQYNPYFRPPYFRPPYFPPLPPFFRNPFFSPYPRYFPGYMYPNYGRIPVFNGFERHPNFGASKVKDNYLEESAPQEYSLISGASMSSEVSLEETSSFEDDDHRVPFVNVPDYGHDGVPDYRVDATPDEGVPGFPDYGKGAPPDEGVPVVPDYEEGAPPDEGIPGVPDYWGPFGTGADAGTDVGFHQQNSKDTTDKEFNTEEPANSLPFWNSLQNQDSVESDLRENQVMGGSNEAASYHDVVNGLDVTQGEVLNNQGQQSPSENLAEEAQTEEAQNTDADPVDMILTIHANEDGDSYEDGDSYEDGDSYEDGDNYKDGDSYEDNDSYEDNDSYEDGDNYEDGDNYEDGDYYKDGDSHEDGDNHEDGDNHEDGDSYEDVSFIGNNYDGTDSRFNRAESSESKSTGSDETGLIAGGIEFNVNNDEKSSEDASDMNNDEDDHVLGEEDTETYLSF, from the exons atgaaagcagtggttctcagcagCTGCCTTTTTGTCTTGGCCTTGGCCAGACCG GTGCAGAAAAGCAGAGGGTTCAACAGTGAAAGTAATGAG CAATACAATCCATATTTTCGACCACCATATTTTCGACCACCATATTTTCCGCCTCTGCCTCCCTTCTTCAGAAATCCAtttttctccccatatcccagaTACTTCCCCGGTTACATGTATCCCAACTACGGACGGATACCAGTATTTAACGGATTTGAAAGACATCCCAACTTTGGGGCATCAAAAGTAAAAGATAACTATTTGGAAGAAAGTGCCCCCCAGGAATATTCATTAATCAGTGGGGCCAGTATGAGTTCTGAAGTGTCTCTTGAGGAGACGAGCAGTTTTGAGGATGATGACCACAGGGTGCCCTTTGTAAATGTGCCAGATTATGGGCATGATGGAGTTCCAGATTACAGGGTGGATGCAACACCAGATGAAGGGGTCCCAGGGTTTCCAGATTACGGGAAAGGTGCACCACCAGATGAAGGAGTCCCAGTGGTTCCAGATTATGAGGAGGGTGCACCACCAGATGAAGGGATTCCAGGGGTTCCAGATTACTGGGGGCCTTTTGGAACAGGAGCTGATGCAGGAACAGATGTTGGATTCCACCAACAAAACTCCAAGGATACAACAGACAAAGAATTTAACACAGAAGAGCCAGCCAATTCTCTCCCATTCTGGAACTCCTTGCAAAATCAGGACTCAGTGGAATCAGACCTGAGGGAGAATCAGGTGATGGGTGGCAGTAATGAGGCTGCTAGTTACCACGATGTGGTCAATGGACTGGATGTCACACAAGGGGAAGTACTGAACAACCAGGGTCAACAAAGCCCCAGTGAAAACTTGGCAGAGGAAGCCCAAACCGAGGAG GCACAGAACACTGATGCAGATCCAGTGGATATGATTCTTACCATCCATGCCAATGAAGACGGCGATAGTTATGAAGACGGCGATAGTTATGAAGACGGCGATAGTTATGAAGACGGCGATAATTATAAAGACGGCGATAGTTATGAAGACAACGATAGTTATGAAGACAACGATAGTTATGAAGACGGCGATAATTATGAAGACGGCGATAATTATGAAGACGGCGATTATTATAAAGATGGCGATAGTCATGAAGACGGCGATAATCATGAAGACGGCGATAATCATGAAGACGGCGATAGTTATGAAGATGTTAGTTTCATTGGCAATAATTATGATGGCACTGATTCCAGATTCAATAGAGCAGAGAGCAGTGAAAGCAAATCAACAGGCTCAGATGAGACTGGCCTCATTGCTGGTGGAATTGAGTTCAATGTCAACAATGATGAGAAGTCCAGTGAGGATGCCAGTGATATGAACAATGATGAGGATGACCATGTACTGGGTGAGG AAGATACTGAGACCTACCTTTCCTTCTGA